From one Labeo rohita strain BAU-BD-2019 chromosome 8, IGBB_LRoh.1.0, whole genome shotgun sequence genomic stretch:
- the LOC127169133 gene encoding transmembrane protein 198 isoform X2 produces MNFYCRRHGSASVSAEASFETGMANESLSTTETVRVACTLEIRREYELVPAVTCSLCFALGLIYCFCGLAFGTAIGHLLCVQEQLLDGRTQAGISLGMGLLAALVAVLVHSVGLFLTGLQLGALLSVAALLLLGQYYPVLSPPWAPISAVVVTSVFFAAIALCWRKAVTVAATAAVGAAVATACVDYWVETPMLVLRVYEGLQTRQGLCWYSWAVIAIWPVLAGLGMLVQCSITAHADVSVTGEQKQLDLTRIRQTRDRRRMEGTHRRRPPTLQRYTGDVLAPSYLASLRERQTNTGSSLWSLTSVHHTVIDFDSETGSLVPLTTSASALLRL; encoded by the exons ATGAACTTTTACTGCAGGAGACATGG CAGTGCAAGTGTAAGCGCGGAAGCATCGTTTGAGACCGGCATGGCAAACGAGTCTCTATCCACGACGGAAACCGTAAGAGTTGCCTGCACTCTGGAGATCAGGAGAGAATATGAGCTCGTCCCGGCCGTTACCTGCTCACTCTGCTTCGCTCTGGGCCTCATTTACTGCTTCTGCG GCCTGGCATTCGGCACCGCCATCGGACATCTGCTGTGTGTGCAGGAGCAGCTGCTGGACGGCCGGACGCAGGCCGGCATCTCTCTGGGCATGGGTCTGCTGGCGGCGCTCGTGGCGGTTCTGGTGCACAGTGTTGGCCTCTTCCTCACCGGCCTTCAGCTGGGAGCTCTGCTCTCTGTTGCCGCCCTGCTGCTGCTGGGCCAGTATTACCCCGTACTCAGCCCGCCTTGGGCTCCCATCAGCGCGGTCGTAGTAACCAGTGTTTTCTTTGCCGCCATCGCTCTGTGCTGGAGGAAGGCCGTGACGGTAGCTGCTACGGCGGCGGTGGGGGCCGCGGTGGCCACGGCGTGTGTGGATTACTGGGTGGAGACGCCCATGCTGGTGCTGCGGGTGTACGAGGGTCTGCAGACGCGACAGGGCTTGTGCTGGTACAGCTGGGCAGTGATTGCCATTTGGCCTGTACTCGCAGGACTGGGAATGCTGGTCCAATGCAGCATCACAGCACATGCTGACG TGTCTGTGACGGGTGAACAGAAGCAGCTGGATCTGACGAGGATCAGACAGACGCGTGACCGGAGACGGATGGAGGGAACGCACCGCCGCAGACCGCCGACCCTCCAGCGCTACACGGGAGACGTGCTGGCCCCG AGTTATCTGGCGAGTTTGCGAGAGCGGCAGACCAACACGGGCTCGTCACTGTGGAGCTTGACCTCTGTTCATCACACCGTAATCGACTTCGATTCTGAAACGGGATCACTGGTGCCTCTTACAACTTCAGCGTCAGCTCTTCTCAGACTGTAA
- the LOC127169133 gene encoding transmembrane protein 198 isoform X3 has protein sequence MANESLSTTETVRVACTLEIRREYELVPAVTCSLCFALGLIYCFCGYRCFKTVLFLSGLAFGTAIGHLLCVQEQLLDGRTQAGISLGMGLLAALVAVLVHSVGLFLTGLQLGALLSVAALLLLGQYYPVLSPPWAPISAVVVTSVFFAAIALCWRKAVTVAATAAVGAAVATACVDYWVETPMLVLRVYEGLQTRQGLCWYSWAVIAIWPVLAGLGMLVQCSITAHADVSVTGEQKQLDLTRIRQTRDRRRMEGTHRRRPPTLQRYTGDVLAPSYLASLRERQTNTGSSLWSLTSVHHTVIDFDSETGSLVPLTTSASALLRL, from the exons ATGGCAAACGAGTCTCTATCCACGACGGAAACCGTAAGAGTTGCCTGCACTCTGGAGATCAGGAGAGAATATGAGCTCGTCCCGGCCGTTACCTGCTCACTCTGCTTCGCTCTGGGCCTCATTTACTGCTTCTGCG GTTATCGCTGTTTTAAGACAGTGCTGTTTCTGTCAGGCCTGGCATTCGGCACCGCCATCGGACATCTGCTGTGTGTGCAGGAGCAGCTGCTGGACGGCCGGACGCAGGCCGGCATCTCTCTGGGCATGGGTCTGCTGGCGGCGCTCGTGGCGGTTCTGGTGCACAGTGTTGGCCTCTTCCTCACCGGCCTTCAGCTGGGAGCTCTGCTCTCTGTTGCCGCCCTGCTGCTGCTGGGCCAGTATTACCCCGTACTCAGCCCGCCTTGGGCTCCCATCAGCGCGGTCGTAGTAACCAGTGTTTTCTTTGCCGCCATCGCTCTGTGCTGGAGGAAGGCCGTGACGGTAGCTGCTACGGCGGCGGTGGGGGCCGCGGTGGCCACGGCGTGTGTGGATTACTGGGTGGAGACGCCCATGCTGGTGCTGCGGGTGTACGAGGGTCTGCAGACGCGACAGGGCTTGTGCTGGTACAGCTGGGCAGTGATTGCCATTTGGCCTGTACTCGCAGGACTGGGAATGCTGGTCCAATGCAGCATCACAGCACATGCTGACG TGTCTGTGACGGGTGAACAGAAGCAGCTGGATCTGACGAGGATCAGACAGACGCGTGACCGGAGACGGATGGAGGGAACGCACCGCCGCAGACCGCCGACCCTCCAGCGCTACACGGGAGACGTGCTGGCCCCG AGTTATCTGGCGAGTTTGCGAGAGCGGCAGACCAACACGGGCTCGTCACTGTGGAGCTTGACCTCTGTTCATCACACCGTAATCGACTTCGATTCTGAAACGGGATCACTGGTGCCTCTTACAACTTCAGCGTCAGCTCTTCTCAGACTGTAA
- the LOC127169133 gene encoding transmembrane protein 198 isoform X1 — protein sequence MNFYCRRHGSASVSAEASFETGMANESLSTTETVRVACTLEIRREYELVPAVTCSLCFALGLIYCFCGYRCFKTVLFLSGLAFGTAIGHLLCVQEQLLDGRTQAGISLGMGLLAALVAVLVHSVGLFLTGLQLGALLSVAALLLLGQYYPVLSPPWAPISAVVVTSVFFAAIALCWRKAVTVAATAAVGAAVATACVDYWVETPMLVLRVYEGLQTRQGLCWYSWAVIAIWPVLAGLGMLVQCSITAHADVSVTGEQKQLDLTRIRQTRDRRRMEGTHRRRPPTLQRYTGDVLAPSYLASLRERQTNTGSSLWSLTSVHHTVIDFDSETGSLVPLTTSASALLRL from the exons ATGAACTTTTACTGCAGGAGACATGG CAGTGCAAGTGTAAGCGCGGAAGCATCGTTTGAGACCGGCATGGCAAACGAGTCTCTATCCACGACGGAAACCGTAAGAGTTGCCTGCACTCTGGAGATCAGGAGAGAATATGAGCTCGTCCCGGCCGTTACCTGCTCACTCTGCTTCGCTCTGGGCCTCATTTACTGCTTCTGCG GTTATCGCTGTTTTAAGACAGTGCTGTTTCTGTCAGGCCTGGCATTCGGCACCGCCATCGGACATCTGCTGTGTGTGCAGGAGCAGCTGCTGGACGGCCGGACGCAGGCCGGCATCTCTCTGGGCATGGGTCTGCTGGCGGCGCTCGTGGCGGTTCTGGTGCACAGTGTTGGCCTCTTCCTCACCGGCCTTCAGCTGGGAGCTCTGCTCTCTGTTGCCGCCCTGCTGCTGCTGGGCCAGTATTACCCCGTACTCAGCCCGCCTTGGGCTCCCATCAGCGCGGTCGTAGTAACCAGTGTTTTCTTTGCCGCCATCGCTCTGTGCTGGAGGAAGGCCGTGACGGTAGCTGCTACGGCGGCGGTGGGGGCCGCGGTGGCCACGGCGTGTGTGGATTACTGGGTGGAGACGCCCATGCTGGTGCTGCGGGTGTACGAGGGTCTGCAGACGCGACAGGGCTTGTGCTGGTACAGCTGGGCAGTGATTGCCATTTGGCCTGTACTCGCAGGACTGGGAATGCTGGTCCAATGCAGCATCACAGCACATGCTGACG TGTCTGTGACGGGTGAACAGAAGCAGCTGGATCTGACGAGGATCAGACAGACGCGTGACCGGAGACGGATGGAGGGAACGCACCGCCGCAGACCGCCGACCCTCCAGCGCTACACGGGAGACGTGCTGGCCCCG AGTTATCTGGCGAGTTTGCGAGAGCGGCAGACCAACACGGGCTCGTCACTGTGGAGCTTGACCTCTGTTCATCACACCGTAATCGACTTCGATTCTGAAACGGGATCACTGGTGCCTCTTACAACTTCAGCGTCAGCTCTTCTCAGACTGTAA